One stretch of Chryseobacterium indologenes DNA includes these proteins:
- a CDS encoding UbiA family prenyltransferase encodes MNSEKETFQSPKYISKSLYYRFSQFVGFLLGARFFVAALLTFALYVSTFFLFNQEESFRNFVFDFKVHGIIFCTVLTILAGGIINQFYDLEKDHIVKPFRTRIQSFIKQRYFLYAYLGLSAISLGVAWMISHNVFIFFVVYQFFMWFYSHKLSRILILNNLTFVSLTLYPFFGMMVYYETFSKKVFLMAVFLFLILLCIDIVKDTLTRSVDKTFGYTTIPNYFKSRNTKIILISLLLITMGVSMKIITKTGVSGFMAYYFAGGLFVMILCIYLFLNSTRKSNFLTLNILRLWVFVGIIAMLLNGIEHKL; translated from the coding sequence ATGAATTCTGAAAAAGAAACTTTCCAATCCCCAAAATATATCTCAAAATCTCTATATTACAGATTTTCACAATTCGTCGGCTTTTTACTCGGAGCACGTTTTTTTGTGGCGGCTCTCTTAACATTTGCCCTGTATGTTTCCACATTTTTCCTATTCAATCAGGAAGAATCATTCAGAAATTTTGTCTTTGATTTCAAAGTACACGGCATCATTTTCTGCACTGTGCTTACCATTTTAGCAGGCGGCATTATCAATCAGTTCTACGATCTGGAGAAAGACCATATTGTAAAACCTTTTAGAACCAGAATCCAAAGCTTTATCAAACAAAGGTATTTTCTATATGCCTATCTGGGATTAAGCGCTATTTCATTAGGAGTTGCATGGATGATTTCCCATAATGTGTTCATCTTTTTTGTGGTTTATCAGTTTTTTATGTGGTTTTACAGTCATAAATTAAGCAGAATATTAATACTGAATAACCTTACTTTTGTAAGCCTTACCCTATATCCATTCTTCGGGATGATGGTATATTATGAAACCTTTTCCAAGAAGGTTTTTCTGATGGCAGTTTTTCTTTTCCTGATCCTTTTATGTATTGATATCGTAAAAGATACTCTTACCAGAAGTGTAGATAAAACTTTCGGATATACTACCATTCCCAATTATTTTAAAAGCCGTAATACAAAAATTATCCTCATATCGCTGCTTTTGATAACAATGGGGGTTTCGATGAAAATTATTACCAAAACCGGAGTCTCAGGATTTATGGCTTATTATTTTGCAGGAGGTCTATTCGTAATGATTCTTTGTATTTATCTTTTTTTAAATTCTACCAGAAAAAGTAACTTCCTCACGCTTAATATCTTACGATTGTGGGTTTTTGTAGGAATTATAGCTATGCTTTTAAATGGGATTGAACATAAATTATAA
- a CDS encoding mevalonate kinase family protein, which yields MTNPLFYAKIILFGEYGMIEDSQGLVVPYSFYKGTLKFSDLVSEFELNSNRHLQKYSDFLTTLDLSDDFTLDIESFKKDIANGLFFDSNIPQGYGVGSSGALVAAIFEKYSVSKLNPDNISKENLKKLKAVFGEMESYFHGKSSGMDPLICYMNLPILIENKENLDRVSIPEGQEGKGAIFLIDSGMTGETGPMIQIFFEKMKTEGFRKTLKEEFIRYNNACIEAFLKKDMNPFFRNLKKLSHWAYEHFRPMIPESIFNIWKKGLDSNAYYLKLCGSGGGGYILGFTQDYEKAEKMLDGFQKEVIYRF from the coding sequence ATGACCAATCCTTTATTTTATGCAAAAATAATCCTGTTTGGAGAATACGGAATGATTGAAGATTCCCAGGGTCTTGTAGTACCTTACAGCTTCTACAAAGGAACCTTAAAATTTTCAGACCTGGTATCAGAATTTGAACTTAATTCAAACAGACATCTGCAGAAATATTCAGACTTTCTTACCACGCTTGATCTTTCTGATGATTTTACATTGGATATTGAAAGCTTCAAAAAAGATATCGCCAACGGACTTTTCTTTGATTCCAATATTCCTCAGGGGTATGGTGTAGGAAGCTCAGGTGCTTTGGTGGCTGCTATTTTTGAAAAATATTCGGTCAGCAAACTGAATCCGGACAATATATCCAAAGAAAACCTTAAAAAATTAAAGGCTGTTTTTGGTGAAATGGAAAGCTATTTCCATGGGAAAAGTTCAGGAATGGATCCATTGATCTGTTATATGAACCTACCCATTCTTATTGAAAATAAAGAAAACTTAGACCGGGTATCAATTCCTGAAGGACAAGAAGGAAAAGGTGCTATTTTCCTGATCGATTCCGGAATGACCGGAGAAACAGGACCTATGATTCAGATTTTCTTTGAAAAAATGAAGACAGAAGGGTTCCGTAAAACATTGAAAGAAGAATTTATCCGCTACAATAATGCTTGTATAGAAGCTTTCCTTAAAAAAGACATGAATCCTTTCTTCAGAAATCTTAAAAAGCTTTCTCATTGGGCGTATGAACATTTCCGTCCAATGATCCCTGAAAGTATTTTTAACATCTGGAAAAAAGGTCTTGATTCCAATGCTTATTATTTAAAACTCTGCGGAAGTGGCGGTGGGGGCTATATTTTAGGCTTTACTCAGGATTATGAGAAAGCAGAAAAAATGCTTGATGGTTTCCAAAAAGAAGTGATTTACAGATTTTAA